One Populus nigra chromosome 16, ddPopNigr1.1, whole genome shotgun sequence genomic window, AAATTCATCAAGAATATTATCCACACCAATAATATACCGAAACTGTACATACAAAAATTGAGTTTACTCGTCATATCAGCAAAAAATCCCACACACAAAATTTTCCACTAACCCCATTATTCAAATTATCCAACCAAATCAATTACCCGATCAAGCTTGAGTTTTTTTGCAATAACAACTCAATACAGTACAAAGATTAAGATACAAATTACGTTAACCAGACAACAAAACAATGAAGTGGTAGTAATGACCAAAAAGTTGAGGCCTTTAACGAATCAAAGACTAAATCATATTCTtacgaagaaaataaaaaccacaagtgtaaatcattcaaaaaatcaagctcaagaaaataaaaggtgggAGTTTGTGAAAAGGGAAAGAGGGATTCTATACTTACATTAAGGAATCGTTCCAATTCAGCTGAGTTAACTGATGAAGGATCCATTGTTTtagtttctttgatttttctatcTGGGTAGCTAGCCTAAAACCCTGCTTTTGTTTGACGACCGCTTCCTTCAAAACCCTAAGCCAGAGCTTCTCTTTGGAACCAAAAGAAATAGTAGGAAAGCGGTTAGTAAATGCTTCTTGGGCTTATATTCAATGGGCTGCCAAAATACTTTAGCAATTCTCATTTTCTACATTTACAACCCAAACAAACGCAGTTCAACCCGAGACTCTGGAGCCTAACCCgggtccaaaaaaaatcaattaaaaaatatctggTTTAACCTTAGAGATTCAACCCATcattcatgtgattttttttttaagaagctGAGGGCTTATTTGATAGTgtgattattgttattttttaaagtgttttttatattgaaatacattaaaatgatgtctttttattttttaaaattatttttgatatcagcatatcaaaacgatttaaaatataaaaaaaattaatttttttttaatttttttgaattttttaggaacgcgtTTGCACTGCGTTCCCAAATGGCCTCAAAATAACATTGGCTAATCTGGTTCAAAATCCAAGTTGATctagtaaaaaattaaagttaatccGTGAATCCGATTAAAAATCCTGATATGATCAAAACCTGATACTtaatctattaattattttttttattaaaataatatcattttatttttttaatttttttttataaatttagataAAGTGGACTCGCACATTCATGGAACGAAAAGTGTGCTCCGAGGTCCATGATCATGTGTTAGCATAAACAAACTTTCTTATGCATTAAGcatcacctttttcttttttttaaaaaaaaaccatcaaataaCCACTAATTGACGCCTGATAAAGAGAGGTTAATCATACATACTGAtcaaaataatagtaaaaagaaGTGATCATGCCTTTCGATCTAATGGTTCTTTTATGCAATGGGGTTCGTCTTTCTTCTCTAGTCATCATCGTCAAAGAAATTATGGTTTGAAATTAACTAGCTGAGGAAAAGGGACAACTATACCACCAACCCCGACCCCATTAATTCTCAATTAGGTCACATCAACAAACAATTTTTCCAATCGAATCCCCAATCTAATGACTCCCACTCAATTTAACCCACAATCCAATTAATTGGGGTCCCAAATTTCCAATATATAATAACATGAGAAAAACTTGAGTATGATCTTTATATATGATCTCTAGACGTAGGATACTTGATAATTACTAAAACAACCAAATAAGTTATTTGACTGGTGAACTCAGTtgtaatcaaaattaatatgattatcATTATCGTGCTTTAATTATGATAATCTAAATTCCATGCATCTTGTAAGAGATCGCAAGCGCCATGAAAGGACAAATTAAGCGCATTGATGTTAGTTACCATTTTTTCTGAGATGTTATTGTTTTGGATAGCATTGTTGTGAGAAAGATTGGCAATTACAAATATTCCAGCTGATACTTTGACAAAGTCACTTCTAATGGAAGCCTTACAGGCTTAGGTTGGTTTTGGCAATTGAATTGAAAATCTTGTAGGATTAGGATTGTTAGGTTTAAGACATGTTCCTTATAGGTATACGCTTGGGTCTATTTTTGGGCCTATTTTTCTAGATTGTCAATGTTGTATTGAATTTGATCATAgtgaaatttcttttcttaatcacattgaattattgaattgtgttgttgtttattcttttgatattttttattttttttattaacgtggatgtctGGGCCAGCTTGTATGTATCTTgactaatttcacgggccctgaagttaacaaccacgTAAATCTCTAATAACTTTGAGGTTTGTGAGActcaaattaatgatttttaaaaagtaaatttataacCTGACCAATTAAATTACACTCCTCAGGATTATACGctatgtttaataaaaacaatcatgaaaAGAAATTGCTTGTACTGGAAAGACTAAAAGGCAATATTTAACGATATAAATAGTATTCGTATGAAAGAATTGCAGGCTCTAAAGGTCACAAAAATGTATATCTTTTGTTGCTGTAGTCTCAAGCAACGGCTATCAACCATGTACACAAAGTAGCTGCTTTCACTGGGGGAGGATCTCAAATTCCCAATCAAGATTTCATGGAGAGAGAAAAGCAACATCTTCGCAATGAAGAAAAGTACCGATCCTCATGTCCTCCTTAGGAAATATGGTCACCTTCTttgactttttatccttttcaaggCTTTTGCTTTAATCTTATAAAAGCATGactttttatgggtttttttttcccttcaaatattatatctcattaaaatatttcaaaaactcGAAGACATTTAATTCTCTTGCAAAATTGGGAAGAGGAACGCTATATCTTTGTTTCAAGTCTTGTCTTTTCTATAgtttcattctaaaaaaaaccaagtaattCTCTATAACTTTAGCAATATATTACACTTAAAAAACTCATGTGGGCTCTTTAAAACACCTCAAGGTAGACATGTTTGTAAAAAGAATTGATGATGGCTAGAACGTTTGTGCATAAACTAAATTTATCCACTCTGGAAAGTGATGAAGACTTGAGGCTCTTTAGCACTATTGaagttctttaatttgtttatacatagtttttttgaaaaaaaaatgctttaaattCAAAGTCCAGAGCTAGGAAAAAAGGACTTGGAGGTGGAAGAAAAGTAGAAGCAATATAAGAAAAGGAATTACGGGTAAGAAATCATTTTGTAACTTTGCAAGTCACTTGTATATATGATCATTCTACCTTGGCGTGGTATACATCTATAAGAGTGCAATGGCAGGAAAGGAAATTATTTAGTCCATGGAATTTAATTTCTCCGTTCAAAAAACATCCCGTCAAAGAATAAGACCTTAATTATCACCTAgactgacttttttttttggggtgggTGGGGGGAAGAgggtaagaaattaattaagggactgttaattatataaattaatagctTATATGATTTCACTAATTATTCCCATGAAATAACATTTAAGATGACATCAAGCGAATATCATTTTGTAtatcaatcaaaactaaatcTTCTAGTTAATTTGATCTTAATCTTctcttgattaattaatttaaaatctttatcCTTGAAGAAATCTTGCTGCATTCATATATAACGTTAACATCAGGGACGACACAACGCTGAGAGCTTCTAGGAAAATTGTTGACTTTCAAGTAGAGATGTATATGCAAAGCAAGAAGCAGATTCTTTTTTcactaatataattatttatttattttttcactttcgTAAATAGAATAAGTAAGGATGACATCATATGACTTCATTCTTACGAGGTTCGGGTCTATATCCCGAACTTGAAAAAACTTGCgaatataattatgaaaaagGACCGACCTTTCACATAGCAATATCCTATATATCCTTTGTTCCTCAGTTAAATTCAACCCTGTTAATGTCCATTGACAAAAGGGTTTTTGTTTACTTGCACGTCTTTAACATTTGTGACCTAATTAAGCACGTTGGATGCTTCATATTTCAGTAAAAGCACGAGAAGTAAACGCAATTTAGTGGTTAAATTTACGACTTCTAAtactttgggtttttttagatCAAATTAATGAGGTAATCATCGTGTAACTTAACACCGAATGAAcctccaatttatttatttatttttttaacagagGAAAAATGAGATAGAAGAAGTAATTTATGTTTGCAAACATTTAGAGTGGGCATTCTATAGCAGTCAAGGtcttataaatctttttttctttcagagAAAAAACCCTgtatttattcttaattttaaagttaaacttgattaatatttgacTAATCAAGGTAAAATTGTCAAGTCTTTAAACTGATTAAGAGTATAATTAGCAATAGCTAATATTTTCAACAGATGTCAATCATGAAGTggtaaataattcatttttttaatcaattgctaagtaacttttgtcaaattaaCATATTTCGTTGCTGTAGAGTCTCCAGTAAAAATATTGCTGCCTTTACACATGCCATCAACACCACAATTACTATAAAGAGCCCTCTCTTAGCTCCTCCAACCCACCCAACTCGACTTTCTCTCTGTGCGCTGCAAATAGCTGCCTTTGGTCGTTTACACATTACCTTATTTGAGCTGCCAAAGGCCAATTTCCTTTCAAGAGAGTATTCAGTATGGAAAAGCTCAACCTTGTTAGAGATGGAATGATCAGATTGCCTCCTGGTTTTCGTTTCCAACCAACTGATGAAGAGCTTGTCTTTCAGTACCTTAAACGCAAAATCCTTTCATGGCCATTGCCTGCTTCAGTCATTCACGAGGTCAATGTCTGCAAGTATGATCCCTGGGAGTTGCCAGGTTAGTCTAATGTTAtaatattcttcaatattttgcCTGTAAAACCTCTCCCTGCATTGGAAGTTAAAAGAAGTAATCATGCATGTGTTATAGGTGATATGGAGCAAGAAAGATACTTCTTCAGCAACAAGGAGACCAAGTATCCAAATGGAAATAGAGTCAATAGGAGTAGTGCTTCAGGTTATTGGAAAGCAACTGGCTTAGACAAACAAATTATTTCTTCGAGCTGGAAGAATAACCATGTTGTGGGGATGAAGAAGACTCTTGTTTTTTATAGAGGGAAGGCGACACATGGGTCTAGAACTGATTGGGTCATGCATGAATATCGCCTTGTTAATGCAGGAGAAGAAACTACAGATTGCAATTTTCCACAGACACAGAATTCAGCCCAGgcaagttattaatttttacatattttatgCAGCACTATACTGTCTGCATTAATAGGTTTTGCTTCTCaggccaacaaaaaaaattcatattttatagTTTCTGAGTTAAAAATGTCGatcacttttctttgtttttactgatttttttttttttataatagtcgGGGTGTTTTAATTATCCAAAGACCTGTCTACCGTTGAGTCAATGGTATCCTGGTTACaaaagagtttttaaaaatacaagtaaaagCATTAATCTGCAAAGTTAAAGGAAGAAAAGAGTTGAAGTGTAAAAAAGAGTTGTTTTTACTGAATAACATTAAGTCTGATGTTCTCTGCAGAATTCTTCTTATCAACTGGATAAATGGGTCGTATGCCGAGTATTCCTGAAAAACAAAGGCGGAACAAGAAATGAGATAATTGAAACTTGTACAAATAACAATGCTAGGCGAACTCAGCCAAGATTTTTTGATTCTATGGCGAGAGATGaggttgttttttattcagtttcatcttcttcatcgtcATCTTCGAACTCTAGCAGTATAACTGATATCTCTtcaaatgaagaagatgatgagcaAAACAGTAGCCACAATTTCTTTTGAACATATTATGTCAAGAATCATAGGCatccatgtttttttcattatctttgTATCTCCTGTCTTCAGTTTGTTAAAGGTGTTGTAATACATTTTTAAGTTCccgtaccaaaaaaaaaataaataaaaaataaaaaatacatctaaaaaaaaaatccaaaaaaaactagataatgactcttcattcatattttattgataagagataaaaaaattttatttcttcacttttgccaaataaatcattattatcTTTTCTTGAGGGTAAATAATCACCGCGAGCCCGCGACGCtagatatataaaacaaaaaaaagagaagatatattgcttatattcaagaaaatttCATAGCAATTTCTTGGAAGATAAATTACCTGCAGGAATATCGGTGGTTTATATTTGCAGACTCAAAATGCGGTGAAAATCATGTGAGGCTTTATTACTTCcgataaaaaaaggaaattcaCCAGGTTTTATCTATCCATTTTGATGTGGTTACAAATATGAGATAGCATTAGCATCCAtccaagattttaaaaaatatattttttgttatatgatatgaactatataatataaacttgaaTCATAAACTcgatttgtaaaattataaataaaatattttaactaattatatattaacaaattaagtcaaatagtaattaacattataacacaattaaaataaaaataaattaaataatagaaaaatccaaacacttttatttttttatattgattccTCTATTTTTTGAACAAATCAACTcacttatttcatcatttacaaGAAATGAATCTCTTCAAATTTTAATAggtcatttaacattaattacttTAAGAGTTAAGCATGctaatttataacttttattcTATAAACTTGGCAGTTAAAACAAAGGAATATGACAATTGATATGTTAATTGTTTATATAAGAAACTATAAGAATGAAtatgtattttcattttataaaaataaaatccaccataacttatatcattaaaaaaattataataattataatcagaatcaaatatttaattattagattacATAAATTTTGCAAGATATAAATTTGGAATGATAAAAATGCTAAGATACAAATTACACAATTTTATACttcttttaaacttataaaattagtttgaatttattgattttactaAGTTTGATcgaatttattgatttttaaatttttaatttgattttacatattagatatttattaacttataaaatcatataagTTTATAAATCAACCCATGATTTTCACAGCATTATACATATGCTCATCCTTGAAGGGGTGTCCCCCTTTGAGCTAGAACCTCTCCCTGacaacaaaaaggaaaatatattccAAGAATCTTAAACTGTTAATGATATCAGAAGACAATGGATTTTCCAAAGAGAGGgtatcatataaaaatttgatttttttttattttgaagcaGTCGACAGTCAGGTCAGGTTTAAGAGTTTGTTTAGTATTGCAGTAGCTATTATagttatggtttgaaaaaaattgttttataaaaagtatttttagttgaagttggtttgaaaaaatagatgtttggttaaaactgtggttaaaattgaggttgaacaaaaaatagtttaatgtgtttggttaagaatgcttttgaaattaaagttataaaataattttaaaaaatatatattaatattgataattttttaatttaaatattgtagatttaattactgctattatatcatgaaataaataatactttatataaaatattttttattgttccattaaactatctataatttcatcacgtatgaaattcatccgacaaggactacagtttcaataattttttgagcgtacaacaaaatcaagtaaaatatcattatgaacaaaattggaattacgatcaaattctgcaaaggTTACGCTATCATGCGATCTCTTTCTAATTTATACagtgtcattaaataatattaaacactaatttttttttaataaaatatatcttttaaaaaatagatttttactgctcacgtgaacagtgcagtGATTTTCACTGCACTGTCCACGTATAACACAAACAAATATGCAACAAATGTGCAGAGCACACTATTCACTTAATAAAAGTGAACAGTGCCGGCAAAGCAGGTATAACTTGTTTATCTCCTACCTGCGTTTTATGTGATTTTCAGTGGGTCCCATCAACTAAAAACACTGCTTTTCACTTTAACCAAACAACATAAAATTGTGGTTTCTTCAAAACGCAACTGATGCTGCGTAAACAAACACAACCtttctactctctctctctctctctctctctctctctctatatatatatatatatatatatatatatatttgttttttcaattgtttttatttatttttatttttattttttgttatgagatattaaccaaacacatgtcaaagaaccaatttaacctaataatttaaactgttaggtgagatttcaagatatgatttatattattctctaacacccCCCTCAAATGAAAGctctttaaacttgaaacttgcacaggtccACACTAtcttatgattaatttttataaaataaatgaggatgatgaGATATGAACTCGTGACTACTTGGTTatcaaggctctaataccatgttaaagaactatctcatcaaataacttaaactgttaagtgagatttcaagatatgatttatattattctctaacaacgtaatagtaatagtgattgaatattttagttgatcaaaacaatatgattgttatttttttttgttatttcctagacctcttaaaaagaaaagtaaacatGTCGTTAAATTACAACGATTATTGGCAAACAATACGATTAATTCGATCTGCATAGAGTAAATATATGTAACTTAAACTTTTTCATATTCAATTCTCAAGGATTCCgtgaattaaataaagaaaatttaattttcaaagaggaaaaaaaagtgaGCAAATGTATACATCAAGTGGTATCAACTTTGTGCAAAAGCAAATCCCTTTTAAGCGTAGAACCAGCCATGATTTcgaatcttatatatataatagcaaGAATATCTGCACATGGGGTTCACTTCAATATATATAGTCTCTTTCCGaaattttgaaaagttaaattCCTAAATACTACCTTTGTACTTGCAAAAGTTGATACTCATGAGTCGGACAAGCATAACTGAGGCTAAAATAATCTGTTTCTTTTAAtccctttatattaatttcttgattaagCAAGAGTCAGCTATTGAATCAGGTTcctaaaagtaattaaattctAGCAATGCATGCACGTATATAGCCTCCACATGTCATGAATCTTCTCGAGGTTAAACCTTTGTTCTTTACTTCTAGTGATCTTAGATTCCTTTGATGGATATGTTTTTCTTGTACTTTGTCAGCTTACATGTCCTAAGTTAATCTATGATGCTATAATATTTTCTCTGTCAGCTTTACTTAAGAAGCACGGTACACAGACACAGACACACACACGCTATTCTTCCTTGTGGGAAGTGAAGTATTCGAAAGCTGATCATGCAAGTAGaacatacatacatgcataAGAATTCTTTGCCTAAagggttttttaaatatagcaAGAATATCTGCTCGAGTTAGTATTAGACTCCAGATCAATCAGTACTAGTACTAGATCAATGAATCCACTAGTTTAATAACTAGGATCAGTTTCATTGGGGAGAAACCACTCTCAACCCTTGTTCAGTACTACAGCAACACAATTCACATGTCTGAATACTACTATTTTCATGCTCCAAAATTGGTGTTAATTCAGTGTCCTAGCATTATTAACCTGCGGTGAACATTTGGAATATTGTACAGACATTT contains:
- the LOC133676258 gene encoding NAC domain-containing protein 83-like, which codes for MEKLNLVRDGMIRLPPGFRFQPTDEELVFQYLKRKILSWPLPASVIHEVNVCKYDPWELPGDMEQERYFFSNKETKYPNGNRVNRSSASGYWKATGLDKQIISSSWKNNHVVGMKKTLVFYRGKATHGSRTDWVMHEYRLVNAGEETTDCNFPQTQNSAQNSSYQLDKWVVCRVFLKNKGGTRNEIIETCTNNNARRTQPRFFDSMARDEVVFYSVSSSSSSSSNSSSITDISSNEEDDEQNSSHNFF